Within the Granulicella sibirica genome, the region CGCCTCAAGAAGTCCGAAACCTTCAACCAGGGATACGCCTTCACGGAGCTTCTAGCCGCCGCGGAACTTGACATGCAGTGGCACCTCCTTACCGCGGACGCTCCCCTTCAGGACGTGGACGCCTTTGAAAAGGCCGCCCTCGTCACAAAGAAGATCGACCTCGAAGCCGTTCCCCCGCGCTACCGCTCCAGCTACTTTCAGCACATCTTCGCCGGAGGCTACTCGGCAGGCTACTACGCCTATCTCTGGAGCGAGATGCTCGATGACGACGCCTACTCCTGGTTCATGCAGCACGGGGGAATGACCCGCGCGAACGGCGACCGGTTCCGCAGCATGATTCTTTCGCGCGCCAATACCCAGGACCTCGAAACGCTCTATGAAACGTGGCGTGGAGGGCCGCCCTCGATTGACGGCCTGCTGCGCCAGCGCGGCCTCGTCCCGGAGAGCCCTGCGAAGTAGCCTTCCCACCTGCAAAACGCCGGTTAAGATACCTTTCGGGTCAATAGCGAATCGTTCGCAGCACGCCGCTGGCCCTGTAGTCTAACGGTTGAAGGCGGATTCGATTTTGCTCTATTGGCTGCTGTACCAGAAGCTTTTTCCCTACTTTCGCATCCTGCGCATCTTCCGGTACCTCACCTTCCGGACGGTCTTCGCCTCGCTGACCGCGCTTCTGATCGGCCTGCTGATCGGCCCCTTCGTCATCCAACGCCTGCGCGAGTTCCAGATCGGCCAGTACATCCGCGAAGAGGGTCCCGAGTCTCACCAGAAGAAGGGTGGCACGCCGACCATGGGTGGCGTCCTCATCTGCATCTCGATCATCATTCCGACCCTGCTCTGGTCCGATCTCTCGAATCCCATGGTCTGGATCGTCGTTCTCTCCACCCTCGCCTTTGCCGCGATCGGCTTCATCGACGATTACACCAAGGTCGTCCACAAACATAACCAGGGCCTTACCGGGCGACAGAAGCTCGCGCTGCAGTTCACGACGAGCGGCCTGGTCGCCGTCACCCTGTCGATCATGCAATCGAAGGGGATGTATTCGACGCGACTCGTCGTTCCGTTCCTCAAGAACTTCCGCCCAAACCTTATCATCGACAGCCTGAGGCACGTCCCTCATCTTGGCTGGCTGGCATTTGTGCCATTTGTGATCTTCGTGATGCTGGTTCTTACAGGGGCGAGCAACGCCGTCAACCTCACTGACGGCCTGGATGGCCTCGCCATCGGCTGCACCATCATCGCCGCTGGAGCCCTGACGGTCCTCACCTACGTGAGCGGGCACGCCGTCTTTTCCGACTATCTCGAGATCCCCCGCATGCCGATGGTGAGCGAACTGACCGTCTTCTGCGGAGCGATGGTTGGTGGAAGCATCGGCTTCCTCTGGTACAACGCTCATCCGGCCGAAATCTTCATGGGCGACGTTGGCAGCCTGGCGCTCGGCGGCGCGATCGGAACGGTGGCCGTCATCATCAAGCAGGAACTTCTTCTGCCGTTCATTGGCGGCGTCTTCATCCTGGAGGCGTTGAGCGTCATCCTGCAGGTGGGAAGCTACAAGCTGCGGAACGGTAAACGCATCTTCCGCATGGCTCCGCTGCACCACCACTTCGAGCTCATGGGCTGGTCGGAGTCGAAAGTGATTGCGCGCTTCTGGATCATGGCGCTCGTCTTCGCGCTCTTTGCTCTGACAACACTGAAGCTCCGCTAGAACTCCGGTGGGGAACCTGCGCCTGCTTCTCCCGTAACTCACCACATGCGTATCCTCGGCCTCGCCCTCTTCGCCGTCCTGGCTCTGCCAGCCTCCGCTCAGGATTTCCCGCCTCTCAAGGTCGAAACGCACCTGATCGACAGCACGGTGAGCATCCGCGATGCTGGTGGCGGCCTTGTTCACGACGTCACGATGACCGACCTTTCGGTCGTCGAGGACGGCATCCCGCAGACCATCCGCTACTTCGCCCCCGCCGAGCATCTCCCCCTCAGCATCGGGCTCATCATCGACGCCAGCGGAAGCCAGGAGAAGTTCATCAAGGATCATGAACGCGACATCGCTGAGTTTCTCCGGCAGGTTCTCACGCCCGAGGACCGTGCGTTCGCGCTCTGCTTCGGCAATCATCTCCGTCTCGTCAGCGACTGGACCAGTGACGGTCCCGCGATCACCTCCGCACTGCGCCGCTACGACAAGAGCAAGGGAGACTTCCCCGAACTCGGACCGAAGGAGGACCGCGAACAGGGGACGGCTCTCAACGACGCCGTTTACTTCTCGACGACCGAGCGCATGGCAGGCATTCACCAGCGCCGCAAGGTCCTGCTTGTCTTCTCGGACGGCCAGGAGAATTCGAGTGAGCACGACCTGATCGACACGATCGAAGCTGCCCAGAATGCCGACGTGCTCGTGTATGCCATCCGCTACACAGAGCTCGAGCATGGGAAGATGAACGCCCGCGACCTCTACGGCATGCGCGAACTCGACCACCTTACCGCCCAGAGCGGCGGCAAATCCTATGACTCGCACGCCATGAAGGTGAGTCAGGCGTTCGCTGAAATCTCCGGCGAGCTCCGCTCCCTGTACGCTGTTGGGTACTACTCCACCAACCGCGAGCACGATGGCTCCTTCCGCAAGGTCGTCCTTCAGTCCAAACGGCCGGGCCTTGTTCTCAGAGCGCGAGCCGGCTACTACGCCCGGTAGCAAAACCGTCCATCTCCTTGAGGTACCCTTGATGTGCCGTAC harbors:
- the mraY gene encoding phospho-N-acetylmuramoyl-pentapeptide-transferase, producing MLYWLLYQKLFPYFRILRIFRYLTFRTVFASLTALLIGLLIGPFVIQRLREFQIGQYIREEGPESHQKKGGTPTMGGVLICISIIIPTLLWSDLSNPMVWIVVLSTLAFAAIGFIDDYTKVVHKHNQGLTGRQKLALQFTTSGLVAVTLSIMQSKGMYSTRLVVPFLKNFRPNLIIDSLRHVPHLGWLAFVPFVIFVMLVLTGASNAVNLTDGLDGLAIGCTIIAAGALTVLTYVSGHAVFSDYLEIPRMPMVSELTVFCGAMVGGSIGFLWYNAHPAEIFMGDVGSLALGGAIGTVAVIIKQELLLPFIGGVFILEALSVILQVGSYKLRNGKRIFRMAPLHHHFELMGWSESKVIARFWIMALVFALFALTTLKLR
- a CDS encoding VWA domain-containing protein, whose amino-acid sequence is MRILGLALFAVLALPASAQDFPPLKVETHLIDSTVSIRDAGGGLVHDVTMTDLSVVEDGIPQTIRYFAPAEHLPLSIGLIIDASGSQEKFIKDHERDIAEFLRQVLTPEDRAFALCFGNHLRLVSDWTSDGPAITSALRRYDKSKGDFPELGPKEDREQGTALNDAVYFSTTERMAGIHQRRKVLLVFSDGQENSSEHDLIDTIEAAQNADVLVYAIRYTELEHGKMNARDLYGMRELDHLTAQSGGKSYDSHAMKVSQAFAEISGELRSLYAVGYYSTNREHDGSFRKVVLQSKRPGLVLRARAGYYAR